A window from Patescibacteria group bacterium encodes these proteins:
- a CDS encoding class I SAM-dependent methyltransferase, with product MITTNQKDVLFREISLYLKKYKVKSLLDIGAGDGILAQKLANRVSRYLAIESDRERIEKLRGFGLETIHATFPQGIAGKFDMVLASHSIPEDESLYRPFLETAWNTLNDKGVLLIVTFKGQHGELHDLRNKWRDTKDSDGIDEKLYHAMLNILKTYGKVEIHRVVSEFQSENIDEITDFAIRSISPKESEKEACVQFLRDFFKIKHFSEGKYFFPHEHVFISVSRLS from the coding sequence ATGATCACAACAAATCAAAAGGATGTGCTTTTCAGGGAAATTTCTTTATATCTAAAAAAATATAAAGTTAAATCATTACTTGATATAGGAGCAGGGGATGGCATATTAGCTCAAAAACTAGCTAACAGAGTGTCTCGATACCTCGCAATAGAAAGCGACAGGGAACGTATTGAAAAATTAAGGGGTTTTGGTCTAGAAACCATCCATGCTACATTCCCCCAAGGCATAGCTGGCAAGTTTGACATGGTATTAGCGTCTCATTCTATTCCTGAGGATGAAAGTCTCTACAGGCCTTTTTTGGAAACGGCATGGAATACACTTAATGATAAAGGGGTTTTATTGATAGTCACGTTTAAAGGGCAACATGGGGAACTACACGATTTAAGAAATAAATGGAGGGACACTAAAGATTCCGATGGTATTGATGAAAAACTTTACCATGCGATGTTGAATATTTTAAAGACATACGGCAAAGTAGAAATTCATCGAGTTGTTAGTGAATTCCAATCAGAAAATATTGATGAAATTACAGATTTTGCGATCCGTTCTATAAGCCCCAAAGAGTCTGAAAAAGAAGCATGCGTACAGTTTTTAAGAGATTTCTTTAAAATAAAGCATTTTTCAGAGGGTAAATACTTTTTCCCCCACGAACATGTTTTTATTTCTGTTTCTCGTCTCTCATAA
- a CDS encoding GtrA family protein, which yields MTTEAKNSIFQFLKFGVVGVLNTLVDLGVFNLLIFLFGLVHGPLFVGFKAISFVVAVTNSYFMNKHLVFNTRGALNFTEKGRGAEFSLFLIVSVVGLLLNVLVSYVVFMAGKTLAPEVSYYLFANTGAILGSGVVMLWNFLGYKFFVFKK from the coding sequence ATGACAACAGAGGCGAAAAATTCCATTTTTCAATTCTTGAAATTTGGGGTCGTGGGAGTATTAAACACCTTAGTTGATCTTGGGGTGTTTAACCTGCTTATTTTCCTTTTCGGGCTTGTCCATGGGCCTTTGTTTGTCGGATTTAAGGCCATTTCGTTCGTCGTGGCAGTTACTAACAGCTACTTCATGAACAAACACCTCGTGTTTAATACCCGAGGAGCTTTGAATTTTACGGAAAAGGGGAGGGGTGCGGAATTCAGCCTATTTTTAATAGTGAGCGTTGTGGGCCTTCTCCTGAATGTGCTCGTTTCTTATGTCGTATTTATGGCAGGAAAAACGCTTGCGCCGGAAGTGTCGTATTATCTCTTCGCGAATACGGGAGCCATCCTTGGCTCCGGGGTCGTCATGCTCTGGAATTTTCTGGGCTACAAATTTTTTGTTTTTAAGAAATAA